Proteins found in one Flavobacterium channae genomic segment:
- a CDS encoding DUF3078 domain-containing protein, whose translation MKKVLFLMLFVSVTILAQETVTDTTKHWTRKGVFTFLANQSSFSNWQAGGQNNFAGNIGINYDFNYKNGDWQWDNKWIVAYGLTKIKGADTQKTDDRIELNSLLGKKASGNWYYSAFLNFKTQMDTGLDPATQTTKISHFFSPAYFQFGPGMLWKKSDNLKVNIAPATSKLIVVHSHFTELAPSFGVEMGETTRYELGAALNGYYKFKLMENVSVENILNLYSNYLEEAENVDIDYQLNIVMKINKYLTSNFAFQTIYDDNAFRGFQTKQIIGLGVNYIF comes from the coding sequence ATGAAAAAAGTTTTATTTTTAATGTTATTTGTTTCAGTTACTATTTTAGCACAAGAAACAGTTACAGACACTACAAAACATTGGACACGTAAAGGTGTTTTTACTTTTTTAGCAAATCAATCTTCTTTTAGCAATTGGCAAGCAGGTGGTCAAAACAACTTTGCTGGAAATATTGGAATTAACTACGATTTCAATTATAAAAATGGCGATTGGCAATGGGATAACAAATGGATTGTTGCTTATGGTTTAACCAAAATTAAAGGAGCTGATACTCAAAAAACAGACGATAGAATTGAATTGAATTCTCTTTTAGGAAAAAAAGCTTCAGGTAATTGGTATTATTCAGCTTTTTTAAACTTCAAGACACAAATGGATACTGGATTAGATCCAGCAACGCAAACAACTAAAATTTCGCATTTCTTTTCGCCAGCTTATTTTCAATTTGGACCTGGTATGTTGTGGAAAAAGAGTGATAATTTAAAAGTGAATATTGCGCCAGCAACTTCTAAGTTAATTGTTGTTCACAGTCATTTTACAGAATTAGCGCCATCTTTTGGTGTTGAGATGGGAGAAACAACTCGTTATGAATTAGGAGCCGCTTTAAATGGTTACTATAAGTTTAAACTAATGGAAAATGTTTCGGTTGAGAATATTTTGAATTTGTATTCAAATTATTTAGAAGAAGCAGAAAATGTTGATATCGATTATCAATTGAACATTGTAATGAAAATTAATAAATACTTAACTTCTAATTTTGCTTTTCAAACAATTTACGATGACAACGCATTTAGAGGCTTTCAGACAAAACAAATTATTGGTTTAGGAGTGAATTACATTTTTTAA
- the hflX gene encoding GTPase HflX — protein MLEKEVIDFEKSIIVGIVTQNQSEDKLNEYLDELEFLTYTAGGTVIKRFSQKMDKPNPKTFVGTGKLEEIKYFIKDNDIKTVIFDDELSPSQSKNITRELDCKVLDRTNLILDIFAQRAETSYARTQVELAQCQYLLPRLTGMWTHLERQKGGIGMRGPGETEIETDRRIVRDRISLLKDKIKAIDKQMATQRSNRGAMVRVALVGYTNVGKSTLMNAVGKSDVFVENKLFATLDTTVRKTVIKNLPFLLSDTVGFIRKLPTQLVESFKSTLDEVREADLLLHVVDISHPDFEDHIASVNQILQDIKSADKPTIMVFNKIDAFKSVYFDENDLSVEKTTKHYTLEDWKQTWMSKLGENRTLFISATEKANFEEFREKVYEAVREIHITRFPYNKFLYPDYKDATENE, from the coding sequence ATGTTAGAAAAAGAAGTTATTGACTTTGAAAAATCAATTATAGTAGGTATTGTAACTCAAAACCAAAGTGAAGATAAACTAAATGAATATCTTGACGAGTTGGAGTTCTTAACCTATACTGCTGGCGGAACTGTTATCAAACGTTTCTCTCAGAAAATGGACAAACCAAACCCAAAGACATTTGTTGGAACAGGAAAACTAGAAGAAATAAAATATTTTATCAAAGATAACGATATCAAAACTGTAATCTTTGACGACGAATTATCGCCATCACAATCTAAAAACATTACACGTGAATTAGATTGTAAAGTTTTAGATAGAACCAATCTTATCTTAGACATCTTTGCTCAACGAGCTGAAACTTCTTATGCAAGAACGCAAGTAGAATTAGCACAATGTCAATATTTACTACCTCGTTTAACCGGAATGTGGACGCACCTTGAACGTCAAAAAGGGGGTATTGGAATGCGCGGTCCTGGAGAAACTGAAATTGAAACTGACCGTCGTATTGTTCGCGATCGTATTTCGTTACTGAAAGACAAAATCAAAGCTATTGATAAACAAATGGCAACCCAACGTAGTAATCGTGGTGCAATGGTTCGAGTTGCTTTAGTAGGTTATACCAATGTTGGTAAGTCAACTTTGATGAATGCGGTGGGTAAAAGTGATGTTTTCGTAGAAAATAAATTATTCGCAACCTTAGATACTACTGTTCGTAAAACTGTAATTAAGAATTTACCATTTCTTTTAAGCGATACTGTAGGTTTTATTAGAAAACTTCCAACACAATTAGTTGAATCGTTTAAAAGTACCCTAGATGAAGTTAGAGAGGCTGATTTGTTATTGCACGTGGTAGATATTTCACATCCCGATTTTGAAGACCATATTGCATCTGTAAATCAAATTTTGCAAGACATTAAAAGTGCGGATAAACCAACTATTATGGTTTTCAATAAAATTGACGCTTTTAAATCAGTTTACTTTGATGAAAATGATTTGAGTGTTGAAAAAACAACTAAACATTACACACTAGAAGATTGGAAACAAACTTGGATGAGTAAACTTGGAGAAAATAGAACATTATTTATCTCAGCTACTGAAAAAGCGAATTTTGAGGAATTTAGAGAAAAAGTATACGAAGCGGTTAGAGAAATTCATATCACTCGCTTTCCATACAATAAGTTTTTATATCCAGATTATAAAGACGCAACTGAAAACGAATAA
- a CDS encoding DUF5689 domain-containing protein: MKNLKLVLTTAIFATLTSCVNGDDYGTPNLSEDCITIAATKSVQDIATLANGTAQQYTNSDYIEAYVTSSDEGGNFYKSISFVSVDGAKGFTMPVDDYNLYTKYEPGRKVTINMKDRYFNFDSQISSLEIGSLFEGNVGRISGVEYKDAILRSCDKVDEETLVQHISLSQINDSYLHKIVEFDEVQFADASLGHTYHDEALSYVGASATNHSVIDAAGNSITVRNSAFATFATEEIPSESGKIRGVLTKYNGTFQLMLRTLNDVKLTNARLHPAIENFESFASNTSTFPNYSNIMVQGTNNWFVGTFNGNKYLQARKGSSSGATKIFFVMPFDFDTHTKVSFKTLYGYMSQTSTPIMKVYYSTNFNSSNPTANLVDITGSFAFSTHTGTGWAPTFTDSGVHTFTGMSGQGHIIFAYDVATTSTTNAETRPGAQIDNILFQ; encoded by the coding sequence ATGAAAAATTTAAAATTAGTATTAACAACTGCTATTTTTGCAACTTTAACAAGTTGTGTAAATGGTGATGATTATGGTACACCAAATTTGTCTGAAGATTGTATCACTATAGCTGCAACTAAATCAGTTCAAGATATTGCTACTTTGGCTAATGGTACAGCTCAGCAATACACAAATTCTGACTATATTGAGGCTTATGTTACTTCTAGTGATGAAGGTGGAAATTTTTACAAATCGATATCTTTTGTTTCTGTAGATGGAGCTAAAGGATTTACAATGCCTGTTGATGATTATAACTTATACACGAAATATGAGCCAGGAAGAAAAGTAACTATCAACATGAAAGACCGTTATTTTAATTTTGATAGCCAAATATCTTCTTTAGAAATTGGTTCTCTTTTTGAAGGTAACGTTGGAAGAATTTCAGGTGTTGAGTATAAAGATGCTATCTTAAGAAGTTGTGATAAAGTTGATGAAGAAACTTTAGTACAACATATTTCACTTTCTCAAATTAACGATTCCTATTTACACAAAATAGTAGAGTTTGATGAGGTGCAATTTGCAGATGCTTCTTTAGGACACACATATCATGATGAAGCATTATCTTATGTAGGTGCCTCTGCTACTAATCATTCTGTAATTGATGCAGCTGGAAATTCAATAACTGTACGTAATAGTGCGTTTGCTACATTTGCTACAGAAGAAATCCCAAGTGAAAGTGGTAAAATTCGTGGTGTTTTAACTAAATATAATGGAACTTTCCAATTAATGTTAAGAACACTTAACGATGTAAAATTAACCAATGCAAGATTACACCCTGCAATCGAAAACTTTGAGTCTTTTGCATCAAACACTAGTACATTCCCTAACTATTCAAATATTATGGTTCAAGGAACTAATAATTGGTTTGTAGGGACTTTCAATGGTAATAAATATTTACAAGCAAGAAAAGGATCTAGCTCAGGGGCTACTAAAATTTTCTTTGTAATGCCTTTCGATTTTGATACTCATACAAAAGTTTCATTTAAAACATTGTATGGTTACATGTCTCAAACTTCAACACCAATTATGAAAGTGTATTATTCTACAAACTTCAATAGTAGTAACCCTACAGCAAATCTTGTAGATATTACAGGTAGTTTTGCTTTCTCAACTCATACAGGTACAGGTTGGGCTCCTACTTTCACAGATTCAGGTGTTCATACGTTTACAGGAATGTCAGGTCAAGGCCATATCATTTTTGCCTATGATGTAGCTACAACATCAACTACTAACGCAGAAACGAGACCAGGAGCTCAAATAGATAATATTTTATTTCAATAA
- a CDS encoding choice-of-anchor J domain-containing protein produces MKIKFLKTMFLLALGTGVLTSCVGDDDYVIPTVYEYAFTDGFETNWADWTKYSATGAQVWQLDTQYGNPGNCAKMSGYAGTSNANEDWLISPEIDLSELTSASLSFQTASKFTGNVLEIKISSDYAGGDPNAATWTDLSATLDASNAYTWTNSGNIDISSFVGGNVYVAFKYTSTSSASMTWEVDNVKITKN; encoded by the coding sequence ATGAAAATAAAATTTTTAAAAACAATGTTCTTGTTGGCACTTGGCACAGGTGTTTTGACAAGTTGTGTAGGAGATGACGATTATGTTATTCCTACAGTTTATGAGTATGCATTTACAGATGGATTTGAAACGAATTGGGCAGACTGGACAAAATATAGTGCAACAGGCGCTCAAGTATGGCAACTAGATACACAATACGGAAATCCAGGTAATTGTGCAAAAATGTCTGGTTATGCAGGTACAAGCAATGCAAACGAGGATTGGTTAATTTCTCCTGAAATTGATTTAAGCGAGTTAACATCGGCAAGTTTATCTTTTCAAACGGCTTCAAAATTTACTGGAAATGTTTTAGAAATAAAAATTTCTTCAGATTATGCAGGTGGAGATCCTAATGCAGCTACTTGGACAGATTTATCAGCTACACTAGACGCATCTAATGCTTACACTTGGACAAATTCTGGAAATATTGATATTTCCTCTTTTGTAGGTGGAAATGTATACGTAGCATTCAAATACACTTCAACTTCATCCGCTTCAATGACTTGGGAAGTTGACAATGTTAAAATTACTAAAAACTAA